In a genomic window of Staphylococcus taiwanensis:
- a CDS encoding type I restriction-modification system subunit M: MSTTEKQRQQQADLQRKLWSIANDLRGNMDANEFKNYILGLIFYRYLSEKNEEIASDLLKEDGISYEEAMNNDTYKPIVEKELIARIGFVIEPQYLFSNLIKEIEKQTFQIEDLSNAVKNVENSTRGHESEDDFIHLFDDMDLTSSRLGNTNAKRTQLISKVMVQISTLPFVHSDLEIDMLGDAYEYLIGQFAASAGKKAGEFYTPQQVSTILAKIVTTGKQDLKSVYDPTCGSGSLLLRVGAEAKVRQYYGQEYNSTTYNLARMNMLLHDVNYKRFQIENDDTLESPAVHEERFDAVVANPPYSANWSADPSFLDDERFSNYGKLAPKSKADFAFIQHMIYHLDDNGTMAVVLPHGVLFRGAAEGTIRKYLIEEKNYLDAVIGLPANLFFGTSIPTSILVFKKCREANDDVVFIDASQSFEKGKNQNHLTDEDVNKIVETYRNRETIDKYSYIATLDEIKENDYNLNIPRYVDTFEEEEPIDLDQVQQQLADIDKEIADVESEINEYLKELGVLKND; this comes from the coding sequence GTGTCAACGACAGAAAAACAACGTCAACAACAAGCTGATCTACAAAGAAAATTATGGTCCATCGCCAATGACTTACGTGGGAACATGGACGCAAATGAATTCAAAAACTATATCTTAGGCTTAATCTTCTATCGTTACTTAAGTGAGAAGAATGAAGAAATCGCTTCAGACCTACTTAAAGAAGACGGTATCTCATATGAAGAAGCCATGAACAATGATACATATAAACCTATCGTTGAGAAAGAATTAATCGCACGTATCGGTTTCGTTATCGAACCTCAATACTTATTCAGTAACCTAATTAAAGAAATAGAAAAACAAACATTCCAAATTGAAGATTTAAGCAATGCCGTTAAAAATGTTGAAAACTCTACGCGCGGTCATGAAAGTGAAGACGATTTTATCCACCTCTTCGATGACATGGACTTAACATCAAGCCGTCTTGGTAATACAAACGCTAAACGTACACAGCTTATCTCAAAAGTAATGGTTCAAATTTCAACACTACCATTCGTACATAGTGACCTTGAAATCGACATGCTTGGTGATGCCTACGAATACTTAATCGGTCAATTCGCGGCAAGTGCAGGTAAAAAAGCTGGTGAATTCTACACACCTCAACAAGTATCTACAATCTTAGCTAAGATTGTTACAACAGGAAAGCAAGACTTAAAAAGCGTTTACGACCCTACGTGCGGATCTGGTTCCCTACTCCTTCGTGTTGGTGCAGAAGCTAAAGTGCGTCAATACTATGGGCAAGAATACAATAGTACGACATACAACTTAGCTCGAATGAACATGTTATTACATGACGTAAACTACAAACGTTTCCAAATCGAAAATGACGACACGCTTGAAAGCCCTGCAGTACATGAAGAACGCTTTGATGCCGTTGTGGCTAACCCACCATATAGCGCTAATTGGAGTGCTGACCCTTCATTCTTAGACGATGAACGTTTCAGTAACTACGGTAAACTTGCGCCTAAATCTAAAGCCGACTTTGCCTTTATTCAACATATGATTTACCACTTAGATGACAATGGCACTATGGCCGTAGTCTTACCACATGGTGTTTTATTCCGTGGCGCAGCAGAAGGTACCATTCGTAAATACTTAATTGAAGAGAAGAATTATTTAGATGCCGTTATCGGCTTACCTGCTAACCTATTCTTCGGTACAAGTATCCCAACAAGTATTCTAGTATTTAAGAAATGTCGTGAAGCGAATGACGACGTAGTGTTTATTGACGCTTCTCAATCTTTTGAAAAAGGTAAAAACCAAAACCATCTTACCGACGAAGACGTCAACAAAATCGTTGAAACCTACCGCAATAGAGAAACCATTGATAAATACAGTTATATAGCAACCTTAGATGAAATCAAAGAAAACGACTATAACCTTAATATCCCAAGATACGTCGACACATTTGAAGAAGAAGAACCAATTGATCTAGACCAAGTTCAGCAACAACTCGCAGACATCGACAAAGAAATCGCCGATGTAGAATCAGAAATCAACGAATACCTCAAAGAGCTAGGAGTGTTGAAAAATGACTGA